In Candidatus Omnitrophota bacterium, a genomic segment contains:
- a CDS encoding glycosyltransferase family 2 protein: MISIIFSFRNEEDVIPKLIERVLAVLGPLKTEYEMVFVNDSSSDGSLEVLKGFHAGNKNIKIINMSRRFGVGPCLMAGLRNSKGDAAIYMDADLQDPPEVIPSLLAKWREGADVVHTIRTAREGERASKIWLANIAYRVINLFAGLKIPEDAGDFKLLSRRAIDAITRVNEDDPYMRGLAVWVGFKQDKVYYKRAPRLAGRGHFPLIKSIGPAEMFVRGLTSFSETPLYLSLLSGILVMTAVFVYFAWAALTALIGASGFDRPGLTAAAIFFLSGVILCAIGVQGLYIGRIYRELKQRPGYIIESTIGIE; the protein is encoded by the coding sequence TTGATATCAATAATATTTTCTTTTCGGAACGAAGAGGATGTCATCCCCAAACTCATAGAACGCGTACTCGCCGTCCTGGGACCGCTTAAAACGGAGTATGAGATGGTCTTTGTGAATGACTCTTCTTCGGACGGTTCTCTCGAGGTGCTCAAGGGGTTTCATGCCGGGAATAAAAATATCAAGATCATAAACATGTCCAGGAGGTTCGGCGTGGGCCCCTGCCTGATGGCAGGTCTGCGTAATTCAAAAGGGGATGCCGCTATCTATATGGATGCGGACCTGCAGGACCCTCCGGAGGTGATCCCGTCGCTTCTCGCGAAATGGAGAGAAGGGGCCGACGTCGTACATACCATCAGGACGGCCAGGGAGGGGGAGAGGGCATCAAAGATATGGCTCGCCAATATAGCCTACAGGGTGATCAATCTCTTTGCCGGCCTGAAGATACCGGAAGACGCAGGTGACTTCAAGCTGCTTTCCCGCCGGGCCATCGACGCGATAACCCGGGTAAATGAAGACGACCCGTATATGAGAGGATTGGCTGTATGGGTCGGTTTTAAGCAGGATAAGGTATATTATAAGCGCGCTCCCCGCCTCGCCGGAAGAGGGCACTTCCCTTTGATAAAGAGCATCGGCCCGGCCGAGATGTTCGTACGGGGCCTCACATCTTTTTCCGAAACCCCTCTCTATCTGTCGCTTTTGTCGGGCATCCTCGTAATGACAGCGGTCTTCGTCTATTTTGCATGGGCCGCGCTGACCGCGCTTATCGGCGCGTCCGGTTTTGACAGGCCGGGTCTTACTGCGGCGGCCATATTCTTTCTGTCGGGTGTTATCTTATGCGCTATCGGTGTACAGGGCCTCTATATCGGCCGCATATACCGCGAGCTGAAACAGAGGCCGGGTTATATAATAGAGAGCACCATAGGGATAGAGTAA